Proteins encoded in a region of the Paenibacillus sp. W2I17 genome:
- a CDS encoding ABC transporter ATP-binding protein — protein MKLNVENVSISVLNTDIIKDISLQVNGKQFVGLIGPNGCGKSTLLKSIYKVIKPQQGKVFLENTDILKSSPKLVSRHMGVVGQFNELSFDFTVREMVMMGRTPHKKMLETDNERDHEIVEQALEKVHLTGHADRNYVSLSGGEKQRVVLARVLAQQPQFLILDEPTNHLDIKYQLQILNIVRGLGIGILAALHDLELAAEYCDYLYVVKKGQIVVHGKPADILTREMIGEVFDVDCEIYTNPVTGGLGIAYLSTR, from the coding sequence ATGAAGCTGAACGTAGAAAATGTATCCATCTCTGTGCTGAACACGGACATCATCAAGGACATTTCTTTACAGGTGAACGGCAAGCAGTTCGTTGGGCTGATCGGACCCAATGGTTGTGGCAAGTCAACGCTGCTCAAGAGCATTTATAAAGTGATCAAACCGCAGCAAGGTAAGGTTTTTCTGGAAAATACCGATATTCTCAAATCCAGTCCAAAGCTTGTATCCAGACACATGGGCGTTGTTGGCCAGTTTAATGAATTGAGTTTTGATTTTACGGTTCGCGAGATGGTCATGATGGGCCGTACCCCACATAAAAAAATGCTGGAGACGGATAATGAACGGGATCACGAAATCGTCGAGCAGGCTTTGGAAAAAGTACATCTGACTGGACACGCAGACCGCAATTACGTGTCTCTGTCTGGTGGAGAGAAACAGCGTGTGGTCTTGGCGCGTGTCTTGGCACAGCAACCCCAATTCCTGATCCTGGACGAGCCGACGAACCATCTGGACATCAAATACCAACTTCAGATTTTAAATATTGTCCGTGGACTCGGCATTGGCATATTGGCAGCGCTGCATGATCTCGAACTCGCCGCAGAATATTGCGATTATCTCTATGTGGTGAAAAAGGGCCAGATTGTGGTCCATGGCAAACCGGCGGATATTCTGACTCGCGAGATGATTGGTGAGGTATTTGATGTCGATTGTGAAATCTATACAAATCCGGTTACGGGCGGCCTGGGTATTGCTTACCTGAGTACACGTTGA
- a CDS encoding TetR/AcrR family transcriptional regulator, with the protein MNETRGVDRRIYRTRVMISEAFLKMMKKQDYAEISIVDIAEQANINRSTFYAHFIDKEDLLDKMVNEKLELLEHVLSERSATMDVALSFTEPDPIFAVLFEHIFEHDEFYRVMLLINPVGNFSTRLNEVIKAYFFQRITQLGMDQKVQVPLDILLDHLSFSTSGIIHKWLENNKVYSPHHMALQLTRLARLGVYTAMGAQTQDTRSPHS; encoded by the coding sequence ATGAATGAAACTCGAGGTGTCGACCGAAGAATTTACAGAACCCGTGTCATGATCTCTGAAGCTTTTTTGAAAATGATGAAGAAGCAGGATTACGCGGAAATCAGCATCGTGGACATTGCTGAACAAGCGAACATCAACCGTTCAACCTTCTACGCCCACTTTATAGACAAAGAGGATTTACTGGACAAGATGGTCAACGAGAAATTGGAGTTGCTGGAACATGTACTCAGTGAACGTTCTGCTACCATGGATGTGGCCCTTTCTTTTACCGAGCCTGACCCGATCTTTGCGGTCCTGTTTGAGCACATCTTTGAGCATGATGAGTTCTACCGGGTCATGCTACTGATCAATCCTGTCGGCAATTTCAGTACCCGGCTGAACGAGGTGATTAAAGCTTACTTTTTTCAACGGATTACCCAACTCGGGATGGATCAGAAGGTTCAGGTACCGCTGGACATTTTACTCGATCATCTCAGCTTCTCCACCAGCGGAATTATTCATAAATGGCTTGAAAACAACAAAGTATACTCTCCCCATCATATGGCTTTGCAGCTTACCCGTCTTGCCCGACTAGGTGTCTACACGGCCATGGGCGCGCAGACCCAGGATACACGCTCCCCCCATTCCTGA
- a CDS encoding 4-hydroxyphenylacetate 3-hydroxylase family protein: MRGDTFISSLEDGRRVWLEGQQVKNISEHAAFKGTLSTIRQLFNMLDDPLQREQVGYAPEGQERYAHSSFLIPHTAAELNKRSQSFAVWSSSTNGMMSRLSDYARSMVTGWYAARHELSDLDPQFADKISTYYHEARDRDLFLTTAIIDPQIDRSSGLDDQRIAERFLHVVKETSEGVVVRGAKMIATGAPYTHDFLIFSFLQFQTRHQKHAHVLIVPANSPGLHIVCRESFADAGERNHPLSARYDEMDAVLFFDDVLIPWERVLLYGDSDKVLKLRGNRTANGLAFHQNVVRFVAKLEFVTGVAFAVAESIGVTGFLHIQEKLGELLTQIDVIKALIIAAEAKAVPDAAGVLVPDLTYVETARSLGTKYYPRAVEVLQQVGAGGFVQTPSGIEDFYGPISEFMHLYFEGAAVSAEKKVELFKLAWDLIGSPLGARHLLYEKFYAGDPIRGLASHYIRHDKLSLTDPIWKLIQENSKGRVATI, encoded by the coding sequence TTGAGAGGAGATACTTTCATATCCAGTCTGGAGGATGGACGACGTGTCTGGCTGGAAGGGCAGCAGGTGAAGAATATTTCCGAACATGCGGCTTTTAAAGGCACACTATCCACCATCAGGCAGCTGTTTAATATGCTGGATGATCCTCTTCAACGGGAGCAAGTGGGCTATGCTCCTGAGGGACAGGAGCGATATGCACACAGCTCATTTCTCATCCCGCACACAGCAGCCGAATTGAACAAACGCAGTCAGTCCTTTGCAGTCTGGTCTTCCAGCACCAATGGCATGATGAGCCGGTTATCCGACTATGCCCGTTCCATGGTCACCGGATGGTATGCTGCCCGGCACGAATTATCCGACCTGGACCCGCAATTTGCGGATAAAATCAGCACCTATTACCATGAGGCCAGAGACCGCGACCTCTTTCTGACGACAGCCATTATTGATCCCCAGATTGATCGTTCCAGCGGGCTGGATGATCAGCGGATTGCAGAGCGATTTCTGCATGTGGTGAAGGAAACTTCGGAAGGGGTTGTGGTTAGGGGAGCCAAAATGATTGCGACAGGTGCACCGTATACGCATGACTTTCTGATCTTTTCGTTCCTGCAATTTCAGACCCGACATCAGAAACATGCGCATGTCTTGATTGTACCCGCCAATTCACCAGGACTGCATATTGTGTGCAGGGAGTCGTTTGCTGATGCCGGAGAACGCAATCATCCGCTCAGTGCACGATACGATGAGATGGATGCAGTCCTTTTTTTCGATGATGTCCTGATTCCTTGGGAAAGGGTGCTTCTCTACGGCGATTCTGACAAGGTCCTGAAGCTTCGCGGGAACCGTACAGCCAATGGACTGGCCTTCCACCAAAATGTCGTGCGCTTTGTAGCCAAGCTGGAATTTGTCACGGGTGTGGCCTTTGCGGTGGCTGAGTCGATTGGCGTAACCGGATTTCTGCATATTCAGGAGAAACTTGGGGAGCTGCTGACACAAATTGACGTAATCAAGGCGCTGATTATTGCAGCGGAGGCCAAAGCCGTGCCTGATGCGGCAGGCGTACTCGTTCCTGATCTGACGTATGTAGAGACGGCGCGAAGTTTGGGAACCAAATATTATCCACGGGCTGTTGAGGTACTTCAACAAGTCGGCGCAGGTGGCTTTGTTCAGACCCCTTCCGGAATTGAGGACTTCTACGGTCCGATTTCCGAATTTATGCATTTGTATTTTGAAGGCGCTGCGGTAAGTGCAGAGAAAAAAGTGGAGCTGTTCAAGCTGGCTTGGGATCTCATCGGCAGTCCGCTTGGCGCAAGACATCTGTTATACGAAAAATTTTATGCAGGTGATCCGATCCGGGGGCTCGCGTCCCATTACATTCGACATGACAAATTGTCGTTAACAGATCCTATCTGGAAGCTGATTCAAGAGAACAGCAAGGGCAGAGTAGCCACCATTTGA